One Faecalispora anaeroviscerum genomic window carries:
- a CDS encoding YfcC family protein: protein MPAALFSSFSWHASIGLIISSGAFNGLVAKLLKRVHGKYRTLIIPAFLIIIGIASSTIGCFEEMYPFIPIFVGITIAMGYDAIVGAGIVALATSIGYSCAFMNPFNVGMAQSIAGVTQMSGSGFRIISHLVMITVASIYMIRYALKVEADPHKSVVYGVSFAHLEMDKDDLENHPFGIREKGVLLTLLLGIVVIVWGCKNQGWYFEELCTAFLVMGIVSAVIMGWSPNTICEKMANSFSEIAMACIMIGVARAILVVLNEGNIIDTVVYGLSIPLSYMPKWIAGEAMLVFQTLLNFLIPSSTGMAVVSMPIMAPLSDLLGISRQVAVLAFQFGDGLTNVLWPTASTPVICAIAGIPLQKWMKWFTPLFFLLLLTEGILIAISIAIGFA, encoded by the coding sequence ATGCCGGCAGCATTATTTTCTTCGTTTTCATGGCATGCCTCCATTGGCCTGATTATTTCAAGCGGCGCCTTTAATGGACTGGTCGCCAAACTGTTAAAAAGAGTACACGGCAAATACCGCACTTTAATCATTCCCGCATTTTTGATCATCATCGGTATCGCGTCTTCAACGATCGGCTGCTTTGAAGAAATGTATCCGTTTATCCCTATCTTTGTAGGTATTACCATTGCAATGGGCTATGATGCTATTGTTGGTGCAGGTATTGTTGCACTGGCAACCTCTATCGGCTATTCCTGTGCATTCATGAACCCATTTAATGTCGGAATGGCTCAAAGCATTGCTGGGGTAACGCAAATGTCCGGAAGCGGCTTCAGAATTATATCCCATTTAGTCATGATCACAGTCGCTTCCATTTACATGATCCGATATGCGCTGAAGGTAGAAGCTGATCCGCATAAAAGTGTGGTATATGGAGTATCTTTCGCCCACTTGGAGATGGATAAGGATGATCTGGAGAACCATCCATTTGGGATCCGCGAAAAAGGCGTCCTATTAACCCTTCTGCTTGGAATCGTTGTTATTGTCTGGGGATGCAAAAACCAGGGCTGGTATTTTGAGGAACTTTGCACCGCATTCCTTGTCATGGGCATTGTTAGCGCCGTTATTATGGGGTGGAGCCCAAACACAATCTGTGAAAAAATGGCGAATTCATTCTCCGAAATTGCTATGGCTTGCATTATGATCGGTGTAGCCCGCGCCATTTTGGTTGTACTGAACGAAGGCAATATTATTGACACTGTTGTTTATGGACTGTCTATTCCTCTTTCTTATATGCCTAAATGGATTGCCGGCGAGGCTATGCTGGTATTCCAGACCTTACTGAATTTCCTGATCCCCTCCAGTACCGGAATGGCCGTTGTTAGCATGCCTATTATGGCACCGCTTTCTGACTTACTTGGCATTTCAAGACAGGTAGCGGTATTGGCCTTCCAGTTTGGCGACGGCCTGACAAATGTACTGTGGCCGACCGCTTCCACTCCAGTTATTTGTGCTATTGCGGGAATCCCTCTGCAAAAATGGATGAAGTGGTTTACTCCTCTCTTTTTCCTTTTACTTTTAACCGAAGGAATTTTAATTGCAATTAGCATTGCGATCGGATTCGCATAA